In a genomic window of Bradyrhizobium ontarionense:
- a CDS encoding branched-chain amino acid ABC transporter permease: MSDLAATDALPKPKRDIAPLLLPVVLALLMIPLVGSASSWITLTVASLAMGMMIFIMASGLTLVFGLMDVLNFGHGAFIAVGAYVATLVLLPLASWAQADSLLTNLAVLVPAALLSMGVTGALGLVVERVLVLPVYGQHLKQILMTTGGLIVAEQTLYALFGPQIIPMSLPTALRGSFIIGDVAISKYRLLAMLVGFSIFVAIELVLNRTKIGLLIRAGVENREMVEALGYRIRRLFLGVFMTGSALAGLGGVMWGLYREQVHASIGDELTVLVFIVVIIGGLGSITGCFIGAVMVAMVANYGGFLVPKLALVSNILLMVAVLMWRPRGLYAVTSR; encoded by the coding sequence ATGAGCGATCTCGCGGCAACCGACGCGCTGCCGAAACCGAAGCGCGACATCGCACCCTTGCTGCTGCCGGTCGTGCTGGCGCTGCTGATGATCCCGCTGGTCGGCTCGGCGAGCTCATGGATCACGCTGACGGTCGCGAGCCTGGCGATGGGCATGATGATCTTCATCATGGCCTCCGGACTTACGCTCGTGTTCGGGCTGATGGACGTGCTCAATTTCGGCCACGGCGCCTTCATCGCGGTCGGCGCCTATGTCGCGACCTTGGTGCTGCTGCCGCTGGCGAGCTGGGCGCAGGCCGACTCGCTGCTGACCAACCTCGCCGTCCTCGTTCCGGCAGCGCTGCTGTCGATGGGCGTGACCGGCGCGCTCGGCCTCGTCGTGGAGCGCGTGCTGGTGCTGCCGGTGTATGGCCAGCATCTGAAGCAGATCCTGATGACGACCGGCGGCCTCATCGTCGCCGAGCAGACACTCTATGCGCTGTTCGGCCCGCAGATCATTCCCATGTCGCTGCCCACGGCGCTGCGCGGCTCATTCATCATCGGCGACGTCGCGATCTCGAAATACCGGCTGCTGGCGATGCTGGTCGGCTTCTCAATCTTCGTCGCCATCGAGCTGGTGCTGAACCGCACCAAGATCGGGCTCCTGATCCGTGCCGGAGTGGAGAATCGCGAGATGGTCGAGGCGCTCGGCTATCGCATCCGCCGCCTGTTCCTCGGCGTGTTCATGACGGGCTCGGCGCTGGCCGGGCTCGGCGGCGTGATGTGGGGACTCTATCGCGAGCAGGTCCATGCCTCGATCGGCGACGAGCTCACCGTGCTCGTGTTCATCGTCGTCATCATCGGCGGGCTCGGCTCCATCACCGGCTGCTTCATCGGCGCGGTCATGGTCGCCATGGTCGCCAACTATGGCGGCTTCCTGGTGCCGAAACTCGCCCTTGTCTCCAACATCCTGCTGATGGTCGCCGTACTGATGTGGCGACCGCGCGGCCTCTATGCGGTGACCAGCCGATGA
- a CDS encoding SDR family NAD(P)-dependent oxidoreductase produces the protein MAFELFNLTCRRVLVNGSSQGIGLAIGHGLAAHGARVVLNGRDRNKLGAAAASLTRRWWAIPSYQRGSKSARRSAARAMSTN, from the coding sequence ATGGCCTTCGAGTTGTTCAACCTCACTTGCCGACGCGTACTAGTGAACGGATCGTCGCAAGGGATCGGCCTTGCGATCGGCCACGGCCTAGCCGCGCATGGGGCGAGAGTGGTGCTGAATGGGCGCGACCGCAACAAGCTCGGCGCTGCCGCGGCCAGCCTGACAAGGCGCTGGTGGGCAATCCCGAGTTATCAGCGTGGCTCGAAAAGCGCACGCCGGTCGGCCGCGAGGGCAATGTCGACGAATTGA
- a CDS encoding branched-chain amino acid ABC transporter permease — protein sequence MMILSGDPPRSRALSVLLVVIILALLATPFIFPGAKALNVAAKICIFAALVASYDLLLGYTGSVSFAHTMFYGIGSYAIAIALYGLGPSWSSVAVAVAAGLPLALLLALAIGLFSLRVEAIFFAMITLAIASAFLVLASQLSWLTGGEDGRSFQLPELLRPGTVFISKEWFGFPVNGRILTYYIVLSACALMVLMLLRVVNSPFGRVLQAIRENRFRAEALGYRTVFHLTYANCVAAMIAAGAGMLNALWLRYAGPDTSLSFSIMLDILLMVVIGGMGTIYGAVIGAAIFILAQNYLQALMGIASTAAADAGLPLLPGLLHPDRWLLWLGLLFIASVYFFPTGVVGRLRNKPGATG from the coding sequence ATGATGATCCTGTCCGGCGATCCGCCCCGCAGCCGCGCGCTGTCCGTCCTGCTCGTCGTCATCATCCTGGCGCTGCTGGCGACACCCTTCATCTTCCCCGGCGCCAAGGCGCTCAACGTCGCCGCCAAGATCTGCATCTTCGCGGCGCTGGTCGCGTCCTACGACCTGCTGCTCGGCTACACCGGCTCGGTGTCGTTCGCGCACACCATGTTCTACGGCATCGGCTCCTACGCGATCGCGATCGCGCTCTACGGCCTCGGCCCCAGCTGGAGCTCCGTGGCGGTGGCCGTCGCGGCCGGCCTGCCGCTCGCCCTGCTGCTGGCGCTCGCGATCGGCCTGTTCTCGCTGCGCGTCGAGGCGATCTTCTTCGCGATGATCACGCTCGCCATCGCCTCCGCCTTCCTGGTGCTGGCGTCGCAATTGTCGTGGCTGACGGGCGGCGAGGATGGCCGCAGCTTCCAGCTGCCGGAGCTGCTGCGCCCGGGCACCGTGTTCATCAGCAAGGAATGGTTCGGCTTCCCCGTCAACGGCCGTATCCTGACTTATTACATCGTGCTGTCCGCCTGCGCGTTGATGGTCCTGATGCTGCTCCGCGTCGTGAATTCGCCGTTCGGCAGGGTCCTGCAGGCGATCCGCGAGAACCGCTTCCGCGCCGAGGCGCTCGGCTATCGCACCGTCTTTCACCTCACCTATGCCAACTGCGTCGCGGCCATGATCGCGGCCGGCGCGGGCATGTTGAACGCGCTCTGGCTGCGCTATGCCGGCCCCGATACGTCGCTCAGCTTCTCGATCATGCTCGATATCCTCCTGATGGTGGTGATCGGCGGCATGGGCACGATCTATGGCGCCGTCATCGGCGCGGCGATCTTCATCCTGGCGCAGAACTATCTCCAGGCCCTGATGGGTATCGCCTCGACCGCCGCGGCCGATGCCGGGCTGCCGCTGCTGCCTGGCCTCTTGCACCCCGACCGCTGGCTGCTGTGGCTGGGTCTCCTGTTCATCGCCAGCGTCTATTTCTTCCCGACCGGCGTCGTCGGCCGCCTCCGCAACAAACCGGGTGCAACAGGCTGA
- a CDS encoding ABC transporter ATP-binding protein, translated as MTLTLETRDLTIRFGGHVAVNGVSCSFRPGELTAIVGPNGAGKTTYFNLISGQLPASSGSIQFDGKDITHLSAPLRTRAGLGRAFQLTNLFPNLSVEENVRLAVQAQSGVHYDLLRPWMARRDLIARADAILDKVALGGRRSITATTLSHGDQRKLEVALMMALEPKVYMFDEPTAGMSIDEVPVVLDLIAQLKQDKSKIILLVEHKMDVVRSLADRIIVLHNGQLVADGNPAEVIASPIVQEAYLGVAPRSAA; from the coding sequence ATGACCCTCACTCTCGAAACCCGCGATCTCACCATCCGATTCGGCGGCCATGTCGCGGTCAACGGCGTCAGCTGCAGCTTCCGGCCGGGTGAGCTCACTGCGATCGTCGGTCCCAACGGCGCCGGCAAGACCACCTATTTCAACCTGATCTCCGGCCAGTTGCCCGCCTCTTCCGGCTCGATCCAGTTCGACGGCAAGGACATCACCCATCTCTCCGCGCCGCTGCGCACCCGCGCCGGTCTCGGACGCGCCTTTCAGCTCACCAATCTATTCCCCAATCTCAGCGTCGAGGAGAATGTCCGCTTGGCCGTCCAGGCGCAGAGCGGCGTGCATTACGACCTTCTCCGGCCATGGATGGCGCGGCGCGACCTGATTGCCCGCGCCGATGCGATCCTCGACAAGGTCGCGCTCGGCGGCCGCCGCAGCATCACCGCAACCACGCTGTCGCATGGCGACCAGCGCAAGCTCGAGGTCGCGCTGATGATGGCTCTGGAGCCCAAGGTTTACATGTTCGACGAGCCGACCGCCGGCATGAGCATCGACGAGGTGCCGGTCGTGCTCGACCTCATCGCCCAGCTGAAGCAGGACAAGAGCAAGATCATCCTGCTGGTCGAGCACAAGATGGACGTCGTCCGCTCGCTCGCCGACCGCATCATCGTGCTGCATAACGGGCAGCTCGTCGCCGACGGTAACCCGGCCGAGGTCATCGCCTCGCCGATCGTGCAGGAAGCCTATCTCGGCGTCGCGCCGCGGAGTGCTGCATGA
- a CDS encoding SDR family oxidoreductase: MGLLDGKIALVTGAGTGIGRETAILLAREGAMVVLTGRRIAPLQEVVSVIETAGGKAAARALDVASRQAIVEAVAWVKGHFGSIDILVNNAGSASKVLNARFISEAEWNSTVNVNLTAVFNLTQAVLEDMIAKKEGTIITVSSLAVVNPNLLGGAAYGAAKAGVKNFMTFLHNTFRNQGIRATTILPGETDTPIMNDRARPPLDSERAMMLDPLDVARAVLLCASLQQGAMIPELHICPTFMRDTSADIETARWVGAPAGLADKPKS, encoded by the coding sequence ATGGGTCTGCTCGACGGAAAAATCGCGCTCGTCACGGGGGCAGGCACGGGAATCGGGCGTGAGACCGCGATCCTGCTCGCCCGGGAAGGCGCAATGGTCGTCCTGACCGGGCGTCGTATCGCGCCGCTCCAGGAGGTCGTGTCCGTGATCGAAACGGCGGGCGGCAAGGCCGCCGCTCGCGCGCTCGACGTGGCCTCGCGGCAGGCGATCGTGGAGGCGGTCGCCTGGGTCAAGGGCCATTTCGGATCGATCGACATCCTCGTCAACAATGCCGGCAGCGCCAGCAAGGTGCTGAACGCCCGGTTCATCAGTGAGGCCGAGTGGAACTCTACGGTGAACGTCAATCTCACCGCCGTGTTCAATCTGACCCAGGCCGTGCTCGAGGACATGATCGCCAAGAAGGAAGGCACGATCATCACGGTGTCTTCGCTCGCGGTCGTCAATCCGAACCTGCTCGGCGGCGCCGCCTACGGCGCGGCCAAGGCCGGGGTGAAGAATTTCATGACCTTTCTCCACAATACGTTCCGCAACCAGGGCATCCGCGCGACGACGATCCTACCGGGTGAGACCGACACGCCCATCATGAATGATCGCGCAAGACCGCCTTTGGACAGCGAACGCGCCATGATGCTCGATCCGCTCGACGTCGCGCGCGCGGTGCTGCTTTGCGCGAGCCTGCAACAAGGCGCGATGATTCCCGAGTTGCACATCTGCCCGACCTTCATGCGCGATACGTCAGCGGATATCGAAACGGCCCGCTGGGTCGGCGCACCCGCGGGCCTTGCTGACAAGCCGAAGAGCTAG
- a CDS encoding ABC transporter ATP-binding protein, with protein sequence MSALLKLSGVQTYIGRYHILQGVAFDVPEGQTTMLLGRNGAGKTTTLRTIMGLWQAKSGTISLADEPIEKLATPDIAQRGVGYVPESMAVFSDLTVKENLVLAARNGPLDDAQLTWIFGFFPALKKFWLSRAGSLSGGQKQMLSIARAIVEPRKLLLIDEPTKGLAPAIVVSLIECLKEIKRRGATILLVEQNFHAARELGDQVLVMDNGTIVHRGDMAALAADVPLQERLLGLSLEAHQ encoded by the coding sequence ATGAGCGCGCTTCTGAAGCTGTCGGGCGTCCAGACCTATATCGGCCGCTATCACATCCTGCAGGGCGTCGCCTTCGACGTGCCGGAAGGGCAGACCACGATGCTGCTCGGCCGCAACGGCGCCGGCAAGACCACGACGTTGCGAACGATCATGGGGCTGTGGCAGGCCAAGAGCGGAACGATCTCGCTCGCCGACGAGCCGATCGAGAAGCTCGCGACGCCCGACATCGCGCAGCGCGGCGTCGGCTATGTGCCCGAGAGCATGGCGGTGTTCTCCGATCTCACCGTCAAGGAGAACCTGGTGCTGGCGGCGCGCAACGGCCCGCTCGACGATGCCCAGCTCACCTGGATCTTCGGCTTCTTCCCGGCCCTGAAGAAATTCTGGCTGTCGCGCGCCGGCAGCCTATCCGGCGGCCAGAAGCAGATGCTGTCGATTGCCCGTGCGATCGTCGAGCCGCGCAAGCTGCTCCTGATCGACGAGCCGACCAAGGGCCTCGCGCCGGCGATCGTGGTGTCCCTGATCGAATGCCTCAAGGAGATCAAGCGCCGTGGTGCCACCATCCTGCTGGTCGAGCAGAATTTTCATGCCGCGCGCGAGCTCGGCGACCAGGTGCTGGTGATGGACAACGGTACCATCGTCCATCGCGGCGACATGGCGGCGCTCGCTGCGGACGTGCCGCTGCAGGAGCGCCTGCTCGGCCTCAGCCTGGAGGCGCACCAATGA
- a CDS encoding HpcH/HpaI aldolase family protein codes for MNGAKLRERLDKGEAVTMFTPHHASSGLAVRLVELGADAIFVDCEHGTWSFEDVRVTAQAIRGAGGAAIVRPHSHERPVLIRYLNAGADGLMVPMVDTPEQARAIVDAVRYACPADSEKRLVIAMIETPKAIDDIDALLAVEGIDVFFIGPGDLSQNMGYPPAPPFGQPRPQAVMERVAYAVTKIREAGRVAGTLVTSDELPSLLEQGVRYFYIHSDPLLRVGLAGVKKLLAR; via the coding sequence ATGAATGGAGCCAAGTTGCGCGAGCGTCTTGACAAGGGCGAGGCGGTCACCATGTTCACGCCGCATCACGCCTCATCGGGACTGGCTGTCCGCCTGGTCGAGCTCGGTGCGGACGCCATCTTCGTCGATTGCGAGCACGGCACCTGGAGCTTTGAGGACGTGCGCGTGACGGCGCAGGCCATCCGCGGTGCCGGCGGCGCTGCGATCGTTCGCCCGCATTCCCACGAGCGGCCGGTCCTGATCCGCTACCTCAATGCCGGGGCCGACGGCCTGATGGTGCCGATGGTCGATACCCCAGAGCAGGCGCGCGCCATCGTCGACGCGGTGCGATATGCATGCCCGGCCGACTCTGAGAAGCGGCTCGTCATCGCCATGATCGAGACGCCGAAGGCGATCGATGACATCGACGCGCTGCTCGCGGTCGAGGGAATCGATGTCTTCTTCATCGGGCCCGGCGACCTCTCGCAGAACATGGGCTATCCGCCGGCGCCGCCGTTTGGGCAACCTCGGCCGCAAGCCGTGATGGAGCGGGTTGCCTATGCCGTGACGAAGATTCGCGAGGCCGGAAGGGTTGCCGGCACGCTCGTGACCTCGGATGAATTGCCCTCCCTGCTCGAGCAGGGTGTGCGGTACTTCTACATTCATTCCGATCCGTTGCTGCGTGTCGGTCTGGCCGGCGTCAAGAAGCTGCTCGCCCGCTAG
- a CDS encoding hydantoinase B/oxoprolinase family protein — protein MSVNTADFNDPINLQVMWNRLIFIADQADIVLSRTAFSPIVRENHDYVTVLLDSRGRALAQCTWSIPVFITSLPVAAQKYFLPKFPPETLEEGDVLATNDPEIGTGHLPDVTMITPIFKKGKVVAYAGSIAHLPDIGGAPLHSEASDIFEEGIRFPIVKLHKAGVPNKDVLDIIAASVRLPTEVMGDLESMVASNNVMGRELLKFLDEYDLDGIDELANAIHARSEAQTRKAIRQWPNGTYTAEVLLDGYDTDVKLKASVIVRDDSIHVDYAGTSDQVLHSINCRTNYRYAHSVYALKCLLDPDTPNNEGCITPITDEAPLGSILNPEQWTAGNSRNLIGHVIPSLIFKALERVVPDKVMGDSGGAPIWAANCVGRRDDGSQYGSVQNFHGGQGARAEFDGLDTLSFPSNCKVTAIEMFEIAVPVLTECKELIPDSGGAGKSRGGLGQRVVLRNIGRNPMNIYLASERVRHPCFGVVGGQSGSAGKVHKNGEPQFPKGKVVLKSGDRLEVETPGGGGWGKTSERSAASIELDLAEGLITPQAARQLYGHQRSSQAATAAE, from the coding sequence ATGTCTGTGAACACAGCTGATTTCAACGATCCGATCAACCTACAGGTGATGTGGAACAGGTTGATCTTCATCGCCGATCAGGCTGACATCGTACTCAGCCGGACCGCATTCTCGCCGATCGTGCGCGAGAACCACGACTATGTGACCGTCCTGCTCGACAGCCGCGGCCGCGCACTCGCCCAGTGCACCTGGTCCATTCCGGTCTTCATCACCTCGCTGCCGGTCGCCGCGCAAAAATACTTCCTGCCAAAGTTTCCGCCCGAGACCCTGGAAGAAGGCGATGTGCTCGCGACCAACGATCCGGAGATCGGCACCGGGCATCTGCCCGACGTGACGATGATCACGCCGATCTTCAAGAAGGGCAAGGTCGTGGCCTATGCGGGCTCGATCGCCCATCTGCCCGATATCGGCGGCGCTCCCTTGCATTCGGAAGCCAGCGACATCTTCGAGGAGGGCATTCGCTTTCCGATCGTGAAGCTGCACAAGGCGGGCGTTCCCAACAAGGATGTGCTCGACATCATTGCGGCCTCCGTTCGCCTCCCGACGGAGGTGATGGGGGATCTCGAATCGATGGTCGCGTCCAACAATGTCATGGGCCGCGAACTGCTGAAATTCCTCGACGAGTACGATCTCGACGGCATCGACGAGCTCGCAAACGCGATCCATGCTCGATCCGAGGCGCAGACCCGCAAGGCAATCCGGCAATGGCCGAACGGGACCTATACGGCGGAGGTCCTGCTCGACGGCTACGACACCGACGTGAAGCTCAAGGCCTCCGTCATCGTTCGTGACGATTCCATCCATGTCGACTACGCCGGTACGTCCGACCAGGTGCTGCATTCGATCAACTGCCGGACCAACTATCGCTACGCCCATTCGGTCTATGCGCTGAAGTGCCTGCTCGATCCCGACACGCCCAACAACGAGGGTTGCATCACCCCGATCACCGACGAGGCGCCGCTCGGCTCCATTCTCAATCCTGAGCAATGGACTGCGGGCAATTCGCGCAACCTGATCGGTCACGTCATTCCTTCGCTGATCTTCAAGGCGCTGGAACGCGTGGTGCCGGACAAGGTCATGGGGGACAGCGGAGGCGCGCCGATCTGGGCCGCCAATTGCGTCGGTCGGCGCGACGACGGCTCGCAATACGGCTCGGTGCAGAATTTCCACGGCGGGCAGGGCGCGCGGGCGGAGTTCGACGGGCTCGATACGCTGAGCTTCCCGTCCAACTGCAAGGTCACTGCGATCGAGATGTTCGAGATTGCCGTGCCGGTGCTCACCGAGTGCAAGGAGTTGATCCCGGATTCCGGCGGAGCCGGCAAGTCCCGCGGCGGTCTCGGGCAGCGGGTGGTGTTGCGCAACATCGGCCGCAATCCGATGAACATCTATCTCGCCTCCGAGCGGGTGCGCCATCCCTGCTTCGGTGTCGTCGGTGGTCAGTCCGGCAGCGCGGGCAAGGTGCACAAGAACGGCGAACCGCAATTTCCCAAGGGCAAGGTGGTCCTGAAGAGCGGAGATCGCCTGGAAGTCGAGACGCCCGGTGGTGGCGGGTGGGGCAAGACGTCCGAACGCTCCGCTGCATCGATCGAGCTCGATCTTGCCGAGGGCCTGATTACCCCCCAGGCTGCACGGCAGCTTTACGGGCATCAACGCTCGAGCCAGGCGGCGACCGCCGCCGAATAG
- a CDS encoding bifunctional diguanylate cyclase/phosphodiesterase, translated as MQGAADTSGAGVTEPERGGTSLWRGPVPWLIACGTLLIAAIVVGTIVMANGFRDRAIGNNERELENTVLLLSRHFAQQFEDAETAVADVIRRMNLADIATTEAFRTRMSSSAVREMLQSQVSGLSYLGDLTIVDAAGRFINWSGAGPTPAANVGERSYFKTLKADPPADDVVIESVLSLITGRQATIVAHRLTGANGVFLGVLTRRVDPQSYETFLQSLALGSSAAITLFHNDGTLLARYPHIDGMVGRKITDVKLLKTIVSQGGRHTGPVSSPFDHVERIGTGATIGRLPLAVIATKTVDDALADWRSQVGSLVGAATLATVIVALLFSLMIRQIVRQNRAARRQLENEKQRVETALDNMTQGLISFDAGARIVMFNQRFIDLLGLSADIIKPGCHLRDVIAHGRERGSFNGDVASFCADILDEIETGKTLQKVVETANGRSFNVIDKPLASGGWVTTIEDVSEHRKLEQERDRSYAFLREIIDHIPSHIMVKDVRDRRYVLVNQSSEQRFGRPREEIVGKTAFDLLPKSTAEKVTADDDRALEQPGGLFLGEHPWQTPALGLRYITSRRIAVADEASTPRYLINVIEDTTERRLADEKIAHLAHFDALTDLPNRVLFREQIEQELERARHGKFCALLYIDVDEFKGINDSLGHHVGDELLKTIAGRIRSCLTPEDLVARLGGDEFAVLLTMVADRDEVIVAVKEILDAIRKPYRCLGHQLSTDASVGIALAPQDGIDREQLTKNADLAMYAAKAGGRRTFRFFEPAMDESARARLQLQQDLRRAIAEGQFELHYQPLLGFSDNSMTGCEALLRWRHPERGMVPPLDFIPLAEDTGLINEIGDWVLRTACAEAVSWPGGIRVAVNVSPVQLKSPTMALRIASALSASGLAPGRLEVEITEAVLISDDDVALDILHQLHAMGVRIALDDFGTGYSSLSYLKRFPFDKIKIDRCFVNDLGAGSSAAIVQAVVSIAAASNMTTTAEGVETGAQQTALRQLGCTEMQGYLFSAPKPASELRKLFAPDATSPKDLQAAG; from the coding sequence ATGCAAGGCGCAGCAGACACGTCAGGGGCCGGCGTAACAGAGCCGGAACGAGGTGGCACGTCCCTCTGGCGCGGTCCCGTACCGTGGCTGATCGCATGCGGCACGCTGCTGATCGCGGCCATCGTGGTCGGCACGATCGTGATGGCCAACGGATTCAGAGACCGCGCGATCGGCAACAATGAGCGCGAGCTCGAGAATACGGTGCTGCTGCTGAGCCGCCATTTCGCGCAGCAGTTCGAGGACGCCGAGACTGCCGTGGCCGACGTGATTCGCCGCATGAACCTTGCCGACATCGCAACAACCGAAGCGTTTCGCACCAGGATGAGCAGCAGTGCCGTTCGCGAAATGCTGCAATCGCAGGTGAGCGGCCTTTCGTATCTGGGTGACCTCACCATCGTCGACGCGGCCGGTCGCTTCATCAATTGGTCCGGCGCCGGCCCGACGCCCGCGGCAAACGTTGGCGAGCGCAGTTACTTCAAGACGCTCAAGGCAGATCCGCCGGCCGACGATGTCGTGATCGAGTCTGTCCTCAGCCTCATCACCGGTCGACAAGCGACCATTGTCGCACACCGGCTCACCGGCGCGAATGGGGTTTTTCTCGGAGTGCTGACGCGGCGCGTCGATCCCCAAAGTTACGAGACGTTCCTGCAGTCCCTGGCGCTCGGCAGCAGCGCTGCGATCACGCTGTTCCACAACGACGGAACGTTGCTCGCCCGCTATCCTCACATCGACGGCATGGTGGGCCGCAAGATCACCGACGTAAAGCTGCTGAAGACGATAGTGAGCCAGGGAGGGCGCCACACCGGGCCGGTCAGCAGTCCCTTCGACCATGTCGAGCGAATCGGCACCGGCGCCACGATCGGGCGTCTTCCCCTCGCCGTGATCGCGACCAAGACTGTCGATGACGCGCTGGCGGACTGGCGCTCGCAGGTGGGATCGCTCGTCGGCGCGGCGACCCTGGCTACGGTCATCGTCGCGCTATTGTTCAGCCTGATGATCCGGCAGATCGTGCGGCAGAACCGGGCGGCGAGACGGCAGCTCGAGAACGAGAAGCAGCGGGTCGAGACTGCGCTCGACAACATGACGCAGGGTCTCATCTCGTTCGATGCCGGCGCACGCATCGTGATGTTCAACCAGCGCTTCATCGACCTGCTTGGCCTGTCGGCCGACATCATCAAGCCCGGCTGCCATCTGCGTGACGTGATCGCGCATGGCAGGGAGCGCGGATCGTTCAACGGTGACGTTGCGAGTTTCTGTGCCGATATCCTGGACGAGATCGAGACCGGCAAGACCTTGCAGAAGGTGGTCGAGACCGCCAACGGCCGGTCCTTCAACGTGATCGACAAGCCGCTGGCCTCGGGCGGCTGGGTCACCACGATCGAGGACGTCAGCGAGCACCGCAAGCTCGAGCAGGAGCGCGATCGGAGCTACGCGTTCCTGCGCGAGATCATCGATCACATCCCGTCACATATCATGGTCAAGGACGTCCGCGACCGCCGCTACGTGCTGGTCAACCAGTCCAGCGAGCAGCGATTCGGTCGGCCGCGCGAGGAGATCGTCGGCAAGACGGCGTTCGACCTGCTGCCGAAGTCGACGGCCGAAAAGGTGACAGCTGACGATGACCGCGCGCTGGAGCAACCCGGCGGGCTGTTTCTCGGCGAGCATCCCTGGCAGACGCCTGCCCTGGGGCTGCGCTACATCACCTCGCGCCGCATCGCCGTCGCCGATGAGGCGAGCACGCCGCGCTACCTGATCAACGTCATCGAGGACACCACCGAGCGGCGGCTGGCCGACGAGAAGATCGCCCATCTCGCCCATTTCGATGCGCTGACCGATCTGCCCAATCGCGTGCTGTTCCGCGAGCAGATCGAGCAGGAGCTGGAGCGTGCACGTCACGGCAAGTTCTGCGCGCTGCTGTACATCGACGTCGACGAGTTCAAGGGCATCAACGATTCGCTCGGACACCATGTCGGCGATGAGCTCCTGAAGACCATTGCCGGCCGGATCAGGAGTTGCCTGACGCCGGAAGACCTGGTGGCACGGCTCGGTGGCGACGAGTTCGCGGTGCTGCTCACCATGGTCGCGGATCGCGACGAGGTCATCGTGGCCGTGAAGGAGATCCTCGATGCGATCCGGAAGCCTTACCGCTGCCTCGGTCACCAATTGTCGACCGATGCCAGCGTCGGCATCGCGCTGGCACCGCAGGACGGCATCGATCGCGAGCAGCTGACCAAGAATGCCGACCTCGCCATGTACGCCGCCAAGGCCGGCGGCCGCCGTACCTTCCGGTTCTTCGAACCGGCGATGGACGAGAGCGCACGCGCCAGGCTGCAGCTGCAGCAGGATCTGCGACGCGCGATCGCGGAAGGGCAGTTCGAGCTGCATTACCAGCCGCTGCTCGGGTTCAGCGACAACAGCATGACCGGCTGCGAGGCGCTGTTGCGCTGGCGTCATCCGGAGCGCGGCATGGTGCCGCCGCTCGACTTCATTCCGCTCGCCGAGGATACCGGGCTCATCAACGAGATCGGCGACTGGGTGTTGCGGACGGCCTGCGCCGAGGCGGTGAGCTGGCCCGGCGGCATCCGCGTCGCCGTGAACGTCTCGCCGGTCCAGCTGAAATCGCCGACGATGGCGCTGCGCATCGCGAGCGCGCTGTCGGCCTCCGGGCTCGCGCCCGGCCGGCTGGAGGTCGAGATCACCGAAGCGGTGCTGATCAGCGACGACGACGTCGCGCTCGATATCCTGCATCAATTGCATGCCATGGGCGTGCGCATCGCGCTGGACGATTTCGGCACGGGCTATTCGTCGCTCAGCTATCTCAAGCGCTTCCCGTTCGACAAGATCAAGATCGACCGCTGCTTCGTCAACGATCTCGGCGCCGGCAGCTCGGCGGCGATCGTGCAGGCGGTGGTGAGCATCGCCGCCGCCAGCAACATGACGACCACGGCCGAGGGCGTCGAAACCGGAGCCCAACAGACGGCGCTGCGTCAGCTCGGCTGCACCGAGATGCAGGGCTATCTGTTCAGCGCACCGAAGCCGGCCTCCGAGCTGCGCAAGCTGTTCGCGCCGGACGCCACGTCGCCAAAGGATTTGCAGGCCGCCGGCTGA
- a CDS encoding YccF domain-containing protein, with protein sequence MQPVSMLLNILWILCGGAYMAFGWLIAAVVMAITVIGLPWARAAFNIAAYTLLPFGSRAVRRDELTGMDDVGTGLLGFIGNIVWFLLAGWWLALGHLITAVVLAVTIIGIPFAWAHLKLAGLALWPIGKTIVPA encoded by the coding sequence ATGCAGCCGGTCTCCATGCTTCTGAACATCCTCTGGATTCTGTGCGGCGGCGCCTACATGGCGTTCGGCTGGCTGATCGCTGCGGTCGTGATGGCCATCACCGTCATCGGCCTGCCCTGGGCACGTGCGGCCTTCAACATCGCGGCCTATACGCTGCTGCCGTTCGGCTCGCGCGCGGTCCGTCGCGACGAGTTGACCGGCATGGACGATGTCGGCACCGGCCTGCTCGGGTTCATCGGCAACATCGTCTGGTTCCTGCTGGCCGGCTGGTGGCTCGCGCTCGGGCACCTCATCACCGCCGTCGTGCTGGCGGTGACGATCATCGGCATCCCCTTCGCCTGGGCGCATCTGAAGCTCGCCGGGCTCGCGCTGTGGCCGATCGGCAAGACCATCGTGCCGGCCTGA